GGCCGGTACGAACAGGCCCCCGGGACCAAGCGCTGCGCCGGGCGCGTCTCTGCTACGATCATCTTGCCGGCGAAGTCGCCGTCGGGATCGCCGCCTCCATGACAGGACGCGGCGAGCTCGAGTTCGACGCAGACGGGGGCGCGCTGACGGGCCGGGGCATGGACTTCCTCGCGTCTCTCGGCGTCGATCTCGATGCGAGCGCACCGGCCGCCTCGCGGCGCGCCTTCTGCCGTCCCTGCCTCGACTGGAGCGAGCGTCGCCCGCATGTCGCCGGTACGGTCGGCCGGGCCCTCTACGCCTGCTTCCTGGGTAAGGGCTGGCTTCGCCGGTCCGGCACCGGCCGCGCTCTCCTCATCACCCCGCCGGGACAAGCGGCGTTCGAACGCCATTTTGGACTAGCACCAGCCTGATACGCCGGTCGCCCGCCGGGTTTACCTCCCTCAAGCGCTCGGACCTGAAGGGCGGCCTCGGCATCACACTTACAGCAAGGGCGCGACTTCCTGTGCCGCAACATGCACAGTTCCGGGCCGGCCGAGTAGATCGAGGAACGTCCGGTACGCCGGCCGCTTTGCGCCATCATGGTCGTTCAGAGCTTCCCGAGCGCAGCCACAAACCGGTCGTTCGTTCAGGTAGACCAGCCACGTCCTTTCGTAGCTAGAGCCCAAATAGCTTTGTGTTAGCGCCAGCATAAGTATCTTCGTCACGAATCAAGTAGGACCTAAGAGACAGAAAGATCTTGAGGCATTGCGTTTGAGAGGCTGCATGTTCCGTCCCCTGCATCTCGTCATTAGAAACGAGGCAACTCGAGCGCGGCGCTTCCGATCTCGATGGTGCGCGGTTGCGATTGCGCTACTGACTGCATGTGTGCTGGCGCCCAGCTCGGCTTCACCACCGCCAAGTCACGATCACGTGGGCGCTCAACACGTCAAGAATCCCCGCTACGGATCGAATCTCCGTGTG
This portion of the Sphingomonas sp. LY54 genome encodes:
- a CDS encoding helix-turn-helix transcriptional regulator, translated to MTNVASLASIAALIGEPARAAILVTLMDGRALTAGELGEAAGIAPSTASGHLVRMLDAGLLALERQGRHRYYRLASPSVAGLLESMMSLTGELVTAAGRCRPVRTGPRDQALRRARLCYDHLAGEVAVGIAASMTGRGELEFDADGGALTGRGMDFLASLGVDLDASAPAASRRAFCRPCLDWSERRPHVAGTVGRALYACFLGKGWLRRSGTGRALLITPPGQAAFERHFGLAPA